TCCTCAGAATCGACTCTGTTTTGGTCTTTCTCTTTGTGGTAAACAACAGTTTGTTTGCCATTTTTGGCCTCCACAGGTTTGCTATGACCCTCTGGAAGCTTGCTAGGACCTGCTACAGTGACAATTTCAGCATTATTCAAGccagtttcctgcaaatgctttgaTTGCCATTCTTTCTTCTCATTCCGCTTCTTTGTTCTATTACGTTTCTTGTGAGTTGTTGGTTTCTCAGGAGGTTTGACAAGTTCTCTACATGCTCTAGTAATGTGCCCAAAGTGATTACAATCTTGGCAAAACTTTGGTTTCCAATCGTAGTCGATATCTTGATACCGAATGCTCCCATTCGGCATCTCAGTAAGCATTTCATCCGGCATTTCCTGAGTAATGTCCATTTCAATTAACATACGAGCATATGAGATACGTTCATATTGTGTCGTTAGTCTATCAGTGCACAGAGGTTTGCCTAGGTAACTAGCAATGCGACCTAAGTTCTCCTCCGCCCAACAATGAACTGGCAGCCCTGGGAACATAACCCATAGTGGTATCACTCGCATAGGTTCCTTATCAATTTGAAATGTAGGACTCCACTTCTTCAAAATCATAGGACGATTATTAAATGTGTATGGGCCACTTTGCAGTACTTCATCCTTATCTTCTTCACATGAGAATCGGAAGATAAAATACCCGTCATCGTGAAGAAGTACCTTAGGTGTATCGATGAAGGTCCAGACTCCATAGACAAACTTTAGTACCTCTTTGAATGTTGGGTTGCCTCCAATCACATATCCATTCAGCTATGTTTCCCATTTCTGGCATTGTTGTTCGAGTTCCTTCGGATTAAGCTTAACCATTTTGAGACCGTCTCTGACCTCAGGTGGATAGAACTTGAGCTGCATACCTTGATTTTGCTTTCGATTTCCCCTAACCACCTCCGCTAAGGATTTACCCTTTTCCTCACCTTCAGCGGAATAGGTTAATTTTCGTGCCGCTACTGTTGGGTTTTTCACCGGAGGGTCAGGAATTATAGATCCAGCACTGGCTTGAGGTTCTAGCACCGTGGGAGCACTGCTCATCCCCGGCATATAGTGAAACAATTGCATAGGGGGTAGGGGTTGAGCAATTCCCGATTCCGGTGTAACCATTCTAGTTGTTCTAGTCGGCTGCTTAATAGACTCTGGTGGTGGAGTGGGATCCAGTGGTGGAGTGTGTTCAGGTGGAGGTGTAGGTTGTTTTGGTGGAGTGGGATCCAGTGGTGGAGTGTGTTCAGGTGGAGGTGTAGGTTGTTTTGGTGGCGCAGGATCCGGTGGTGCCCTTCTCCGACGGGCCATGGCTCACGTTAGCGGTTCCTTGCTAAACGTGCGCCTGTAGAGCACCCTCCGGGATCAGATTATATTAAATATTAGTATAATATTAACATGATGATTTAAACATACAAAAAATCAAGcaaaataaattatattaaatgtacgattaaaaaataaaaaggaaatgagTTGCTGTAGGTAACCAAATGGGttgttttataattaaaaattaatcaattaatgagggatatacttggtaaatatgtatttatggaagggattttttttattgaaaaaataatttttacttttgcttttttcaagaaacaaaaattttTAGCTTCTTTCCAACCGCAGAAAAACTGTTTTTGCTACTCCTCAAAAACAGTTTTTTTtgttggccaaacacctcaaatGTTAGAAAAATAGTGCTTCTAACCTAAAAGAAACTTcgccaaacaggctctaaaaccTCTTTCGTTTCTTTTTTGTGGAGAAATTTTTGTTATACATGCATTGTCCTCAAAAAAATTACGCCACAATTTGAATGTAAGTTGTTCGAACACCATGgctattaaaaaaacaaaattatGCCACAACTTAAAACACTTGAAAATCTTCTTtagtttcccccttttttttgggggggaaaAGGACACTGTGTATCCACTCAGCCAAACTAATTTCACATTTAACCACTGTTTGGGCTTAATTCCACTAGGTGTCCattcggcccaaaataatgccaaaaaatggTCGGCCCAACAGCCCAGacgcttaaaaaaaaaagactttttgtggcgactaagtcgccactaaagggctgctacagcatatatacatatgttggaattatatatacactttatatacaagaattattcagtttatatacatatgctggaattaatcatacatttattttacataaattatacgttaattatacatttattatacacatattatacaataatgatatggtattttttttacatatacaatagtgatacatattatataccacaatgatacggtttctattatacattttttatacgtatggtacactttctatacaagactggtacagtttatatacacatgctggaattatgtatacactttatatacaaaaaatgatacatattatatacaaaaatgatacaattttctattctatacagggcagttgcactgtgctgatacacattatatacacaaatgatacatattatatcaAAAAATGATACATAACTTAgttattcatattttatacagtttctatacattacaaataggtactgatacatattttatacacaaatgacacatattatatataaaaatcgcctcaaacatttttgtgtttgggtttttatttgaaaattatctTATTTAAGTTTTGGCTAATGGATGGGATTAGTTTAGTGGGTATAATTTGGGTTTGGGAAAAATTGGGTTAGAGGGTGGGATTAGTTTCACCCCACCGGCCATTTCTGTcccttacctttttttttttcaaactataCATGGCACAATTCTATTCTCGACGGAGATATATCACTTATAATTATAGTAGATCCTCCGTATTTAACTGAGCCAATCAATAGCattgaattttcttttttcttttgggaaTTTCAATTAATAAATTTGGCTACCGAAAGTTATGCAAAGTAAAATGAAGCAAGGAGTTTTATCCTTCTCTCTTTTTATAGAAAGAAGAAGATTACCACAAAGGTTCTTTCCTTTTCTGTTCTTAACTTGTGGACAAATCAGACAAGCCTAATTCACTACCATATAAATCACAAATCCATTCATCTAAAAAAAGAAAGGCACTGCGTTCCtcaaaaaaaagagagaagagaagaaaaaaaacacaAACAAATGGCGTCTTCTCTTCCCATTGGcaaaaaaaatctctattttaCTTTCTCTCCTCGTATGTTTTATTCCTTTAGGCTTTGCAGTAATCGAATACCACAATGGTCCTCTTCTTAAAGGACAAATTAACCTCTCTGTAATATGGTACGGCAAAATCCCTCCACAACAGAAATATCTCTTCCTCATTTTCATCAAATCACTCGAAGATAACCCGAAAACCATCATAAGCTTCGAACCCCAAGTCTCCAAATGGTGGAAACAAGTCGAAAGCTATCAAACATTAGCCAAAAAGGAATCAAATTCCAAAGACACCCCTGGAATTAAAGTCACTGTTATTAACGAGGTTGATGATCAAAATTGCTCTCAGGGAGAGAATTTATCGAAGGATTCGATTCCCCTCCTTATAAACAAAGCTGCACCGTATACGGTGGCGATTATTTTTATAGCTAAGGAAGTGGGATTAGAAGGGTCGTGTTTGGCATCAGGGAAATGTTCCATGCATGGTTCGTTAGGGAAACAGGTGTATATTGTGGTGAAGGACCAAACAAAAGATTGTCCTGAAAAGTGTGGATGGCCATTTTTCAGCAGTGAATTGAAGAAGAAAGCGGAATTCATCATTAATCCACCAAATCAGGACAAAGGTAAAATGGGACAAAATCAACTCGACGTATACATTTTAAACGATTTAAGTCATAATTGGTTTATTAAAACTCAAAATGATTTACTATCAAGTTATTAAGCTAAAATGGCGTAACAAGAGTCGAAATGCAACTCAAATCTAAATactcgtctcaatttatgtgatatagtttaacTAGGCAGGGagttttaagaaagaaatgaagacttttgaaatttgtgatctaaaacaagtcatagatatttgtgtggttataaatcattttattaaggataaaagggaaagttttgatttaaattatttctaaatttaaaattgaataattttttttgagacataataaaaagaaaagtatatCAAATAAATTGGGCAGATGGATTATATAAAAGCAAATTTAAACATCGTAAAAACTTGAAGAACTTAAATCAATAATGTGAGAAAAATACTTTAGCTTCACATTTCTATTGGAAAGGCCAAATAAAAAAATGAGGGAGGATGAATCATGTCATGTGAATTGAGTTACGACTCATTGTTTGATTCGTCCTGACCCGCGAAAATTTTGGGTGGATTGTATCATGATTTGTTATTAATTTGACAAGTTTTGGCCCGCTCAAGTTTATAAACCATACACACCACACCTATTTAATTTGTCATCTCAAGACACATTTATTGTTTAATTTTGTTACCAtttcatttaaaattttaaattattataAATAGCACATTTTCAATTACTTAATTATATCATGTCTAGACATTCCTTCATGACTtgtgccttttttttttcatgcacTAAACACGTGAAATTATTGTTAGTTTTTTCTGAGTGATGCACTGTGAACTTTGAATTGAAACCTTTAAACTTTCTAATTATATATTAAATTATGTGATTAGGTTATTTAAAAGATTTAGCGCAGTAAAAGAGGTAAATTTTCAATTAGTTAATTATACTCCATTACGTTTTAACAGGTATCGACCTAGCTATCATGCACGCAGCCTCAGCATTAGCTTCAACCGTGACAAATCCTTATGGGAATGGATTCTACGTGGGAAACGCCAAGGAACCAATGGAGATTGGTAGAATTTGCAATAACGTTTTCGGGACAGGGGCATTTCCGGGATTTACAGGCAAGATTCATATAGACTCTCGTACTGCTGGGGGTTTCAATGCCCATGGCTTGAACAATACTAAGCTTTTGCTGCCTGGCCTTTGGAACCCACAAGGTTCATCTTGCTGGACCATCATGTAGTTAACTAATATTGTCATTGCCAACTTTCTTCTTGACCATTTTCTCCCCTTCTCTTATGTACTAGTAGTTCTAGGGGAGATTGTAAATGGGTTGTTGAGTTATAAGTACTAAATAATCTTAAGTAATTgtatcttatgtatatatgtaagtatatagCAGTCATACGTACTAATCTCATTATCGAGGTATAAATAGTCGTATAGATTCCAA
The nucleotide sequence above comes from Lycium barbarum isolate Lr01 chromosome 3, ASM1917538v2, whole genome shotgun sequence. Encoded proteins:
- the LOC132631273 gene encoding protein EXORDIUM-like is translated as MAHKGTAFLKKKREEKKKNTNKWRLLFPLAKKISILLSLLVCFIPLGFAVIEYHNGPLLKGQINLSVIWYGKIPPQQKYLFLIFIKSLEDNPKTIISFEPQVSKWWKQVESYQTLAKKESNSKDTPGIKVTVINEVDDQNCSQGENLSKDSIPLLINKAAPYTVAIIFIAKEVGLEGSCLASGKCSMHGSLGKQVYIVVKDQTKDCPEKCGWPFFSSELKKKAEFIINPPNQDKGIDLAIMHAASALASTVTNPYGNGFYVGNAKEPMEIGRICNNVFGTGAFPGFTGKIHIDSRTAGGFNAHGLNNTKLLLPGLWNPQGSSCWTIM